Proteins from a genomic interval of Lacticaseibacillus pabuli:
- a CDS encoding YceD family protein has translation MLNWSITTLKQYNHKPLTFDDTVDVKAELMERNPDIIDMTPVHATGTILFSRGDYTVDGDLKAEVTLPSTRSLVPVQVPIDFHFTETYLADESHSDQYEEDDVLIPLTSDWLDLMPAVKDNLLLSLPLRVLTKEEENAVTLPSGDDWTLMTEEEAAPVPPEERPNNPFAGLQGMFDDKGDDSDKQ, from the coding sequence ATGCTTAACTGGTCGATTACGACTTTAAAACAATATAACCACAAGCCGCTCACGTTCGATGACACTGTCGACGTGAAGGCGGAGCTGATGGAACGGAATCCAGACATTATCGACATGACGCCGGTACACGCAACGGGTACAATCCTGTTCAGCCGCGGCGACTACACCGTCGATGGGGATCTGAAAGCTGAGGTCACCTTGCCTTCAACACGCAGTTTGGTCCCGGTGCAGGTGCCCATTGATTTTCACTTTACCGAAACGTACCTGGCTGACGAATCGCACAGTGATCAGTACGAGGAAGATGACGTGCTGATTCCACTAACGAGTGACTGGCTGGATCTCATGCCAGCAGTCAAGGACAACTTATTGCTGTCCTTGCCATTGCGCGTTTTGACCAAGGAAGAGGAAAATGCCGTCACACTACCTAGTGGGGATGACTGGACCTTGATGACTGAGGAAGAAGCGGCACCGGTGCCACCAGAAGAGCGTCCGAACAACCCATTTGCGGGCCTGCAGGGGATGTTTGATGACAAGGGTGACGATTCGGACAAACAGTGA
- the gndA gene encoding NADP-dependent phosphogluconate dehydrogenase has protein sequence MDKPQIGVIGMAVMGKNLALNIESRGNTVAIFNRTGSKTKKVVEDHPEKKLVPSYTIEDFVASLEKPRRILMMVKAGAGTDAVIAQLLPLLDKGDVLIDGGNTFFEDTMRRNAELDKSGIKFIGMGVSGGELGALEGPSLMPGGQKEAYDLVAPILNQIAAKAEDGEPCVTYIGPNGAGHYVKMVHNGIEYGDMELISESYNVLRNLVGLSVDEIAGIFNDWKQGELSSYLIDITADILTRKDDQGSDKPIVDMILDAAGNKGTGKWSSQSALELGVPQSVITESVYARYISAMKDERVAASRELPKPVGKVNFDKKEVVEMIRKALYFSKLMSYAQGFEQMRVASEHYDWNLQYGDLAKIWREGCIIRAKFLQNITDAYTKNPELSNLLLDDYFKDIARNYQEAVRDLVALAVKAGVPVPGFSAAISYYDSYRAEVLPANLIQAQRDYFGAHTYQRVDDKSGKAYHYTWYTEQ, from the coding sequence ATGGACAAACCACAAATTGGTGTTATTGGGATGGCTGTCATGGGGAAGAACCTGGCGCTCAACATTGAGAGCCGGGGCAACACCGTGGCAATCTTCAACCGGACGGGTTCAAAGACAAAGAAGGTTGTTGAAGATCACCCTGAAAAGAAGCTCGTGCCTAGCTATACGATTGAGGATTTCGTTGCCTCTTTGGAAAAGCCACGCCGTATCTTGATGATGGTCAAGGCCGGTGCTGGTACTGACGCCGTGATTGCGCAGTTGCTGCCATTGCTCGACAAGGGTGACGTTTTGATTGATGGTGGGAACACCTTCTTTGAAGACACCATGCGTCGCAATGCAGAACTGGACAAGTCCGGGATCAAATTTATCGGTATGGGTGTTTCTGGTGGTGAACTTGGTGCCCTTGAAGGCCCATCCCTCATGCCAGGTGGCCAGAAGGAAGCTTATGACCTGGTCGCACCTATCTTGAACCAGATTGCTGCTAAGGCTGAAGACGGCGAACCATGTGTCACCTACATCGGCCCTAATGGTGCGGGTCACTACGTCAAGATGGTCCACAACGGGATTGAATATGGCGACATGGAGCTCATTTCTGAGAGCTACAACGTGCTGCGTAACCTCGTTGGCCTGTCCGTCGACGAAATCGCCGGCATCTTCAACGACTGGAAGCAGGGCGAACTGTCTTCTTACCTGATTGATATCACTGCTGATATCTTGACCCGTAAGGACGACCAGGGCTCTGACAAGCCAATCGTTGACATGATCCTTGATGCCGCTGGTAACAAGGGGACTGGTAAGTGGAGCTCACAGTCAGCCCTCGAACTCGGTGTGCCTCAGTCTGTTATTACCGAATCCGTCTACGCCCGTTACATCTCCGCGATGAAGGACGAACGTGTGGCTGCAAGCAGGGAATTGCCAAAGCCAGTTGGCAAGGTCAACTTCGACAAGAAGGAAGTTGTCGAGATGATCCGCAAGGCGCTCTACTTCTCCAAGCTCATGAGTTACGCTCAGGGCTTCGAACAGATGCGTGTTGCTAGCGAGCACTACGACTGGAACCTCCAGTACGGCGACCTCGCAAAGATCTGGCGTGAAGGCTGCATCATCCGTGCGAAGTTCCTCCAGAACATCACGGATGCTTACACCAAGAACCCAGAACTTTCCAACCTGCTCCTTGATGACTACTTCAAGGACATCGCCCGCAACTACCAGGAAGCCGTTCGTGACCTGGTTGCCCTCGCGGTTAAGGCCGGCGTGCCAGTTCCTGGTTTCTCCGCTGCCATTTCCTACTACGACAGCTACCGTGCAGAAGTATTGCCTGCTAACCTGATTCAGGCGCAGCGTGACTACTTTGGTGCCCACACCTACCAGCGTGTCGATGACAAGTCTGGCAAGGCTTACCACTACACCTGGTATACCGAACAGTAA
- a CDS encoding tyrosine-type recombinase/integrase, which produces MNGTPQYPTRMNQLFKKVNDITGLHVSPHVFRHFFASQAIASQAPAIDVMHWLGHSSMEMTKEYTRPTKQSTSEVFNSFEHYTNG; this is translated from the coding sequence ATTAACGGCACACCTCAATACCCGACTAGAATGAATCAGCTATTTAAAAAAGTGAATGATATCACTGGCCTGCACGTCTCCCCTCATGTATTCCGTCACTTCTTTGCTTCCCAAGCCATTGCTTCTCAGGCACCTGCGATTGATGTCATGCACTGGCTCGGACACTCATCAATGGAAATGACTAAGGAGTACACTCGCCCAACTAAACAATCCACCTCGGAAGTTTTCAACAGTTTTGAGCATTATACAAACGGTTGA
- a CDS encoding tyrosine-type recombinase/integrase gives MKKWTPMNKHPHLYKYETSKGITLYAIRRGYYAANNKRAEFTKSGFKNWHDADKELKQFEADLAMNKLDKLNSGHITLDRYWKKYLNQRLKTNRWRPSTAKKAVASYEQRIKPAFGNMNLRDIRRPQVQEWLDDIAAQGYAKETSRSLLIALNSILNAAIQDEYLDKNRTHGVTTSGKEPRPKSLQPEDFAKWLDVAKHTLKRYDYSVIALAAVTGMRRGEVCGLRTNSITFSKRPDGSQMAEIKIDKSRTIYTDSKREGDPLKTNASYRTIYVSGSIIDDLSFAV, from the coding sequence ATGAAAAAATGGACACCAATGAACAAGCATCCACATTTGTACAAATATGAGACATCCAAAGGTATAACCCTATATGCCATTCGTCGCGGTTATTATGCCGCAAACAACAAGCGTGCTGAGTTCACTAAGTCTGGGTTTAAAAACTGGCACGATGCTGACAAAGAGCTAAAGCAGTTCGAAGCCGATCTTGCAATGAACAAACTCGACAAGTTAAACAGCGGACACATTACCCTGGACCGCTACTGGAAAAAATACTTGAATCAACGGCTTAAAACAAATCGCTGGCGCCCCTCGACAGCCAAGAAAGCAGTCGCAAGCTACGAGCAACGTATCAAGCCTGCTTTTGGTAACATGAACCTGCGTGATATTCGTAGGCCTCAAGTTCAGGAATGGCTAGATGATATAGCTGCCCAAGGCTATGCAAAAGAAACATCTAGGTCACTTCTCATCGCTCTGAATTCTATTTTAAATGCCGCAATTCAAGACGAATATTTGGACAAGAATCGCACTCACGGTGTTACCACATCTGGCAAAGAACCCCGACCAAAATCATTGCAGCCAGAGGACTTTGCTAAATGGCTTGATGTGGCTAAACATACTCTGAAACGGTACGACTATTCAGTCATTGCGTTGGCGGCCGTGACTGGCATGCGCCGAGGCGAGGTCTGCGGTCTGCGGACAAATTCCATCACATTTAGTAAACGACCTGACGGCTCACAAATGGCTGAAATCAAAATAGACAAGTCCCGCACAATCTACACGGATTCCAAACGTGAAGGTGATCCTTTAAAGACCAATGCCTCATATCGCACCATATACGTGTCCGGTTCAATCATTGATGATTTAAGCTTTGCTGTCTGA
- a CDS encoding Abi family protein encodes MHEKRVFLSIDQQLSLLKQRGLLINDESRARRYLLTNNYYNIVNGYSKYFQSKPDVYIDGADFDEVCHLYFYDKEMKQILMNAILSAENHLKSVLAHRFAEAYPNQRYAYLDVGCYQEKAILSIVYTISKISWVIKRNRKHSGNPINYYVNKYDDVPMWVLVEFLDFGDIQSIISSLPLRIQNRIAKDMTGFLEDNLELNDLRIPPETLVSFIENIRETRNVCAHGNRLIDFNCRASAKYLNSLHDSAGISSDDERNTVYSVLVSLKCFLSRTEYCVLYNSLRKRTRTLQHRLHSVDINSITQHLGFPTDWQEKPLMEQTNQN; translated from the coding sequence ATGCATGAAAAGCGTGTTTTTCTTAGCATTGATCAACAGCTGAGTCTCTTGAAACAAAGAGGCTTACTAATTAATGATGAGTCCAGAGCAAGACGCTATTTGCTCACCAATAATTATTACAATATTGTCAATGGATACAGTAAATATTTTCAAAGTAAACCTGATGTTTATATAGATGGTGCAGATTTTGACGAAGTTTGTCATCTCTACTTTTATGACAAGGAAATGAAGCAAATTTTGATGAACGCTATTTTGTCAGCAGAGAATCATCTAAAATCAGTCTTAGCACATCGTTTTGCCGAAGCTTATCCCAACCAACGATATGCATACTTGGACGTTGGCTGTTACCAAGAGAAGGCTATTTTAAGTATCGTGTACACTATCTCAAAAATCTCGTGGGTTATTAAGCGAAACAGGAAGCATTCCGGCAACCCCATCAACTATTATGTAAATAAGTATGACGACGTTCCAATGTGGGTGTTGGTTGAATTCCTTGACTTTGGAGACATCCAATCAATCATTTCCAGTCTTCCTTTAAGGATTCAAAACCGTATAGCTAAAGATATGACGGGCTTTTTGGAAGACAATCTTGAATTGAATGATCTTAGAATTCCACCTGAAACTCTTGTCTCGTTCATTGAAAACATTCGTGAGACCAGAAACGTTTGCGCTCACGGAAATCGACTGATAGATTTTAACTGTCGTGCGAGTGCAAAATATTTAAATAGTTTACATGATTCTGCCGGTATTTCTTCTGACGATGAGAGAAATACAGTTTATTCTGTTTTGGTTAGCTTAAAATGCTTTCTCAGCAGAACCGAGTACTGTGTGCTTTATAACTCACTAAGAAAAAGAACAAGAACTTTGCAGCATAGACTTCATTCAGTTGATATTAACAGCATTACTCAACATCTTGGTTTCCCTACCGATTGGCAGGAAAAGCCTCTGATGGAACAGACAAATCAGAATTAA
- a CDS encoding SHOCT domain-containing protein, with translation MIKDKFEGVDGPGMRALGEWGMDVKFIFDEQSRIFHFPGSKMDMTDFYLIGMNHKAGKMHTETKGHGGLGSAFVGGALAGGLGAVVGFNHGRQYETNTWEDRTQTRMIFIDAQNIIDNRPNDTIVLRWAMTTAEANAYAKVCLVDFEGTRRNLIGNNSANIPVLNQKPFDTLTPPTDPNDDAAWAAYLAQERGETVSDPTPAIPEPQTSPTSSYPNQSMSIGERLDRLEKALNNGQISNDEYEAEMRKAVLANDGVDVAPKQQTVADQLRDMKSLLDDGVITQDDFDAKKKELLGL, from the coding sequence GTGATTAAGGACAAGTTTGAAGGCGTTGACGGACCAGGCATGAGAGCACTCGGAGAATGGGGAATGGACGTCAAGTTTATCTTTGATGAACAATCCCGTATTTTTCACTTTCCTGGTTCGAAAATGGATATGACCGACTTTTATTTAATCGGAATGAATCACAAAGCAGGCAAAATGCACACCGAAACCAAGGGTCATGGAGGTCTGGGCAGCGCTTTTGTCGGGGGCGCCCTTGCTGGTGGATTAGGGGCTGTGGTTGGATTTAACCATGGAAGGCAATACGAAACCAACACATGGGAAGATCGTACTCAAACTAGAATGATTTTTATAGATGCACAAAACATCATCGATAACCGGCCCAACGACACCATTGTGCTCAGGTGGGCTATGACTACCGCAGAAGCAAATGCATATGCAAAGGTTTGTCTCGTTGACTTCGAAGGCACTCGTCGTAATCTTATTGGCAACAATTCAGCAAACATTCCAGTCCTAAATCAGAAGCCTTTTGACACTCTCACACCTCCAACCGACCCAAATGATGATGCGGCATGGGCAGCTTATTTAGCTCAGGAACGTGGAGAGACAGTATCCGACCCTACCCCCGCCATTCCAGAGCCTCAGACATCACCCACGTCGAGTTACCCTAACCAAAGCATGAGTATTGGGGAACGACTTGACCGGCTGGAAAAAGCACTTAACAATGGGCAGATTTCAAATGACGAGTATGAAGCTGAAATGCGGAAAGCTGTCTTGGCAAACGATGGTGTTGATGTCGCACCGAAACAGCAAACTGTTGCTGACCAGTTACGCGATATGAAGTCTCTGCTTGACGATGGCGTCATCACACAAGATGACTTCGACGCTAAGAAGAAAGAACTACTGGGATTGTAG
- a CDS encoding SHOCT domain-containing protein translates to MKLDAIQQELGKLDYPNDPSTSVYIESVSGIKMLLGSYAALSDRYYIASFQNNGILFMGLNLMRHFNGTHHFVSYEDVGNVEISKTKFINGRLLFNADRMEITDSNGKKATYICYTFMAGEGFWKDNIQNVQRTVDSWPAMSERKAQPATAQQSSTVPDQLRDMKSLLDDGVITQADFDTKKKQLLGL, encoded by the coding sequence ATGAAATTAGATGCAATTCAACAAGAACTAGGTAAACTCGATTATCCCAACGACCCTTCAACAAGCGTGTACATCGAATCTGTCAGTGGTATCAAGATGCTTTTGGGTAGCTATGCAGCTTTGAGCGACCGCTACTACATCGCCAGTTTCCAGAACAATGGCATTCTTTTTATGGGACTCAACCTGATGCGCCATTTCAATGGAACACACCACTTTGTATCCTATGAAGATGTTGGCAACGTCGAGATTAGCAAGACCAAGTTCATCAATGGTCGCCTGCTCTTCAACGCTGACCGCATGGAAATTACGGATTCCAACGGTAAAAAGGCTACCTACATCTGCTACACTTTCATGGCTGGTGAAGGCTTCTGGAAAGACAACATTCAGAACGTACAGCGGACCGTGGATTCTTGGCCTGCGATGTCTGAGCGTAAAGCCCAGCCTGCCACTGCACAGCAATCCTCAACCGTTCCTGACCAACTTCGCGACATGAAGTCACTGCTTGATGATGGTGTCATCACTCAAGCTGACTTTGATACAAAGAAGAAGCAGCTGCTGGGTTTGTGA
- a CDS encoding ImmA/IrrE family metallo-endopeptidase, with product MIDPKDDVPRTAQEWAFFMKFRYGTADPWKLVEILDIDLMWSNALGKDKLGRTGFLPDDKPFIILSSAIRDSPLRTRVLAHELGHAVMQNGVAAYYRTADHGYSKSEQQAESFCLTLLTELYNEETGHLPETIGDLQTMYGI from the coding sequence GTGATTGACCCAAAGGATGATGTACCTCGAACCGCTCAGGAATGGGCGTTCTTCATGAAATTTCGATATGGCACTGCTGACCCATGGAAACTGGTTGAGATACTCGATATTGATTTGATGTGGTCAAATGCTCTTGGTAAGGACAAACTGGGTCGTACCGGTTTTCTACCCGATGACAAGCCGTTCATAATACTGTCATCAGCAATTAGAGACAGCCCCTTACGCACTAGAGTTTTGGCACACGAATTGGGCCATGCCGTCATGCAAAATGGTGTAGCCGCCTATTATCGAACTGCAGATCATGGCTACAGCAAGTCAGAGCAACAGGCAGAGTCATTCTGCCTCACTTTACTGACAGAGCTATATAATGAAGAAACAGGCCACCTACCTGAAACAATCGGCGACCTACAAACTATGTATGGAATTTAA
- a CDS encoding helix-turn-helix domain-containing protein → MLPERLKELRLAKHLTQEDVANFLGITRPAYTAYESGKRQPDDSTKMKLAQYYSVTVDYLLGVNKTPAWATQQQVTDLKTWLDDPAAMDGFSFGGAELTEDEKDKLKMSMTQIFWNRLNLKRMPINKDEGGDNK, encoded by the coding sequence ATGTTACCTGAACGATTAAAAGAGTTGCGACTAGCAAAGCACTTAACACAAGAGGACGTGGCTAATTTTTTGGGCATTACTAGGCCTGCTTATACCGCGTATGAATCTGGCAAACGGCAACCAGATGACTCCACCAAGATGAAGCTAGCACAGTACTACAGTGTGACTGTTGACTACTTATTAGGAGTGAACAAAACTCCAGCATGGGCCACTCAACAGCAGGTCACTGACTTGAAGACTTGGCTCGATGATCCAGCAGCTATGGATGGTTTCTCTTTTGGTGGTGCTGAGCTTACTGAAGATGAGAAAGACAAGCTTAAGATGTCTATGACCCAAATCTTCTGGAACCGCCTGAATCTGAAGCGAATGCCAATCAACAAGGACGAAGGTGGCGACAATAAGTGA
- a CDS encoding helix-turn-helix domain-containing protein yields the protein MKGGTKLREWLKQAREQSGLTQKELAQSVDVTRPAYKEQ from the coding sequence GTGAAAGGTGGTACGAAATTGAGAGAGTGGTTAAAGCAAGCTCGCGAGCAATCTGGCTTGACTCAGAAAGAACTCGCACAAAGCGTTGATGTCACTCGTCCTGCGTACAAGGAACAATAA
- a CDS encoding FAD-dependent oxidoreductase, translating to MHVIVIGGSISGAESVRALVDNPEVTSIDWFEAGDLALVQGWGANAAMHLSALAQQGVTVHNQTTVTQLNPATHSLTATTGASSQDYSYDKLILSTGSAAIELPLPGAKLDGVMSIAHRSSIFTLKKQVQNPDIKNVVIVGAGYIGVMFAEPFNQAGKHVTVVDIADQPVATNLDSEFSSQIAANMTESGVTLALGEGVQEFIGQDGHVTAVRSEKGTYPADLVIVAVGNRANTAWLQGIVDLDSRGVVKTDAYMRTSDPDILAVGDATTVNYLPTDTELRISLASNAARGGRFAGRYLGAPTRKFPGVSGTSALEVFGKFFAATGLSTVTAGKSGAAVASSFVTAPLLMADAPATMNAEIQFKLIYDPTSRRVLGAQLLSDVNVTAYINVVALAIQAKMTVEDLEYADFFFQPSLAAPINVINEAELAAN from the coding sequence ATGCACGTTATTGTAATTGGTGGTTCCATTAGCGGCGCCGAAAGTGTTCGCGCCTTGGTTGATAATCCCGAAGTGACCAGCATTGATTGGTTCGAAGCTGGCGACCTTGCCCTCGTCCAAGGCTGGGGTGCAAATGCCGCGATGCACTTAAGCGCACTGGCGCAGCAAGGTGTCACCGTGCACAACCAAACCACCGTGACCCAGTTGAACCCCGCGACGCACAGTTTAACTGCCACCACCGGGGCGAGCAGTCAGGATTACAGCTATGACAAGTTAATTCTCAGCACCGGCTCCGCTGCGATTGAGCTGCCTCTGCCCGGCGCCAAACTAGACGGCGTCATGAGCATCGCGCACCGGTCATCCATCTTTACCCTGAAAAAGCAGGTGCAAAACCCCGACATCAAGAACGTGGTCATCGTGGGTGCCGGTTACATCGGTGTCATGTTCGCGGAACCGTTCAATCAGGCCGGTAAGCACGTCACCGTGGTCGACATCGCGGATCAGCCGGTTGCCACAAACCTCGACAGCGAGTTCTCCAGCCAGATTGCAGCCAACATGACCGAATCAGGCGTTACCCTCGCGCTCGGAGAAGGCGTCCAGGAATTCATCGGTCAAGATGGTCACGTCACCGCCGTGCGTAGCGAGAAGGGCACCTACCCTGCCGACCTCGTCATCGTTGCGGTTGGCAATCGCGCCAACACGGCTTGGCTCCAAGGCATCGTTGATTTGGATTCACGCGGCGTTGTCAAAACTGATGCTTACATGCGGACGAGCGACCCCGACATCTTAGCGGTTGGGGATGCCACCACCGTCAACTACTTACCAACCGATACCGAGCTCCGCATTAGCCTCGCCAGCAATGCTGCCCGTGGTGGTCGCTTTGCCGGTCGTTACCTCGGTGCGCCTACCCGCAAGTTCCCTGGAGTTTCCGGTACCAGTGCGCTGGAAGTCTTCGGCAAGTTCTTCGCCGCAACTGGCCTGAGCACCGTGACGGCTGGTAAATCCGGTGCCGCCGTGGCCAGTAGCTTCGTGACCGCACCCCTGCTCATGGCGGACGCGCCGGCCACAATGAACGCGGAAATTCAGTTCAAATTAATCTATGATCCGACCTCCCGCCGCGTGCTCGGCGCCCAGCTGTTGTCCGATGTGAACGTCACCGCGTACATCAACGTCGTTGCGCTTGCCATTCAAGCGAAGATGACCGTCGAAGACCTCGAATACGCCGATTTCTTCTTCCAGCCGTCCCTTGCCGCTCCGATTAACGTCATTAATGAAGCAGAACTCGCTGCAAATTAA
- a CDS encoding TetR/AcrR family transcriptional regulator — protein MATNDSRRRGDALEHDIFAATYALLQEQDYQQITFSQVAARAHTSRSVIYRYWDSVLDLVIQTILYEIEVTPSVLNQDDFDMGSLRADLIALATTFAQATQTGPNQYFRIVFLSAVRQDQRRELQRMMDCVRAGNLAIMDQLIQRAVQRGELVRVPNQTARMVLFDMLRYYDMTYGVAAIDGDRIHHLVDDIVMPALRNG, from the coding sequence ATGGCAACTAATGACTCACGGCGGCGGGGTGACGCCTTGGAACACGATATTTTCGCAGCGACGTACGCGTTATTGCAGGAACAGGATTATCAGCAGATTACCTTTAGTCAGGTGGCGGCGCGGGCGCATACCAGCCGGAGTGTCATTTATCGCTACTGGGATAGTGTACTGGATCTGGTGATACAGACGATCCTCTATGAAATTGAGGTAACCCCCAGTGTTCTCAATCAGGATGACTTTGATATGGGGAGTTTGCGAGCGGATTTGATTGCCCTAGCAACCACGTTTGCACAAGCAACGCAAACGGGTCCGAACCAGTATTTCCGCATCGTCTTTCTGTCAGCGGTCAGGCAGGACCAGCGTCGTGAGCTGCAGCGGATGATGGATTGTGTTCGCGCTGGGAACCTTGCGATTATGGACCAACTTATCCAGCGTGCGGTTCAGCGCGGCGAGTTAGTCCGGGTGCCCAACCAAACGGCGCGGATGGTTCTGTTTGACATGTTGCGCTATTACGACATGACATACGGGGTCGCGGCGATTGATGGCGACCGAATTCATCATCTGGTCGATGACATTGTGATGCCGGCATTGCGTAATGGTTGA